GAGGTCGACTAGCAAGTCGAGCACCTCGCCTTCAAGCTCCTTCATCCGCGCCATCGCGACATAGAGGAAGTTCCCGGTGCCGCAGGCGGGATCGAGCACGCGCGTTTGCGCGAGCTTGGTGTGGAATGTCTCCACTGTCCGCCGTGCCTCGTCGACCTTGCCTTGGTCGATCAGTTCGGACGCTGCGACGCGCACGCCGGCCCAATCGGTGCGCAGCGGCTCGAGGATCGTCGGCCCAACCAGGCGCTCGACGTAGGCGCGCGGCGTATAGTGGGCGCCCAGCTTCGCGCGCTCCTTCGGGTTAAGCGCCCGCTCCAGCAACGTGCCGAAGATGGCGGGCTCGACCTCGGTCCATCGATGCTCGGCTGCCTGGACTAGGACATCCAATTCCTCGGCGTGCAGCGGTATGGCGGTACGGTCCTTGAACAGATAGCCGTTGAAGCGCTTGAGCGGCACGCCAAGCGCAGGCGAAAAGTCGCCGGCATCCATCGCCGCCCACAAAGCGCTGAGCTGGTGCTCGAGATGCTCCGGCGCCGCGCATTGTTTCTTGAGCAAGTTGGTGAAGCTCTTCGCCGGTATCAGATTGCTATCCTCGGCGAACATCGTGAACAGCAGGCGCATCAAAAAGTTGCCGGTCCGTTCAGCTGAATGGCCACGCCGCTCCAGCCGCCGAGCGACGGTGGCGAGCAGGTCCGCAATATCGCGCGTCACCCGCGTTGAGCGGACGCTCGGATCGAGGCTCCCCGGCGCCTCCCAGATCGCCGTCAGCCTTTCGCGGACCTCGGGGTCGCGCAAGTCGTCGAGCATGATTCGGTAGCGTGAGCGGTCGGGAAACTGCGCGTAGGCCTTTCCCGTTCCTGAAAAGTCGGCATAGACCTCGATGCAGTAGCCGATGTCCACGACGAGCACGAACGGCGGCCATCCGTGGTCCGCCGGTAGCGCCTTTGCATAACGCTCGGCTTGACCCTTCGCCTGCACCATCGCCTTAGCCCAGGCCGGCGTCCCACGGCGGGCGGTACCGCGCTTCAGGCGCGCCGATGCGGATTGGCCGAATAGGTCGAAGTCGTCCTCGCCCCGCGCAGCGGCCGCGCGGTCGGCTTCGCTTCCCTGCTTCGCCTCGACGATGAAGGCGCCCTTCTTGTAGCAGTCGATCCTGCCGAAGCTGACGGTGCCGTCGCCATTGTCTTGGAATACCCGACGTTCGAACACATAATCGTTCTGCGCATCGTCAGTGCGGCTGCCGTGCGGCGCCTCGACACCGATCAGCCCGCACAGGCCGTTGATGAAGCTCTGCGTATTCGCGAGCTCCGATCCACCCGTATCGCGCCATTGCGCAATGAAGCGTTCCACGTCGGAAGTGTCCCCCATGCTCTTACATTAAGGCGCCGGGAGCGGGTCGCAAGGCCCGTAAATTGGCCTTCGCCGGAGCAGGTCTCCTGCACGATGCCGGGAGGCGCCGGGAGCGGGTCAGCCTGGCTAGTTCGATCGGTCTGGTATCGTGCGGCCCTATTCAGGTCGTAGTGGGTTCCCTTCTCGAACAGATGCGGTGGATATTACTGTCAGTCACGCGGCGCGGCTCGTGCCGCTAATTGTCCATTCGCCTCGCTTGGGTCAGTCGATGAATACTCTCCCTGCTTGCGAAGAAAGGTAACCGATGGTCGTTGAGGATTGACCGATATGATCTCCACGGGTGACCCGTCCGGCGTACAGATCTCGAGTTCACCGGACTTCCCCAGCGGCGTGAAATAAAGGTTTATACCCCGCACCCGCTCCACGCCGCATGTGCTCAGCTGACCGCAGACGTGCCGTAGCTCCGCCTCGAGCTGCTCGAAGGTGACTTCTCCCCGCATGGTTACTCGCATGGCGTCTCGTTCGAAGATGCAGACCCGGTCCGCTCCGGGGCCGTCCCCAAAATGGGGACACTCGTAGGACTCCTATACTGACTTAACCTCGGGATCAATCTGGGGTGGCGTGACGTATGGGACGGGGTTGGATCGATTCCGCCGCTTACCGAGCTGCTGTCGGAGTCATCACAATCGAACGAACATCGCTGGAGGTGTCGCAGCGGGAGCTCGCACGACGCCTCGGCAAACCACCCTCGTTTGTGAACAAGATCGAGCTGCTGGAACGCCGCCTTGATATCGTCGAGCTCATAGCAGTCGCGCGAGCGCTTGGCGTGAAGCCCGAGGCGCTCTTCGGAAAAATTCTCGAGGCTATCCCGAGCGACGATCACTGATCGGGAGCTGCTAGGGAGAACCGGCTGCCAGTGCGGGTACCATGCGCGAGTGCGCCAGCCTTATGAAGTGGGTCTTCATTCTCTTAGGGAGAGGCAATCAAATTCTTCTAAAACCACACCCGTTCTTGCTATGTTCCGCGAATCAAGCTAGTGCGTCCGGATGGCTTGTATGAAGGGAGCACGCGGTCGGGGCGCCACAGAAAATCATCTAAGTTCGCGTTTTGATGATACGATTAGGATATCCGACGGTGATTGGCTTGATGGGCAAGAGGCCGTGGATGGCGCTCAATCACAAACTAGGACCGAAGTCACGCCGGAGGTAGCAAAGTCGGCGATTACCTTCAATCGATCCCCAGACATACCATTTGACCGATCAATAAATGCATTCCGAGGGTGCGAGCACGGGTGTATATACTGCTTTGCGCGTCCAACACATGCCTACCACAACTTGTCGCCCGGGCTAGACTTCGAGACTAAACTCTTCGTGAAGGAAAACGTAGCGGAGGTTCTTCGTGATGAGCTGGCGAGGCCAAGTTATCATGTCTCACCAATCGCGTTGGGCACAAATACTGATCCATACCAACCGATCGAGCGGAGGTACGAGTTAACTCGCCGGATATTAGAGGTTCTTTCTGATCATGATCATCCGGTAACGATCACTACTAAGTCGGCGGCGGTTACGCGAGATCTTGACATATTAGGGCCCATGGCAGCGAAGAATCTCGTGACGGTCGTCCTCTCAATTACAACCTTGGACGCGGCGCTCGCGCGAAAGTTAGAGCCGAGAGCATCTGCACCAGCAAAGCGCATCGAAGCGATCGGCAAGCTGGCCGATAGCGGGGTTCAAACTCATGTCGGGGTCTCCCCGGTGATCCCCGGCATTACCGATCATGAGATTGAGCGGATTATAGAAGCGGCGGCAGCCGCTGGGGCTACTGGAGCGTTCTCTCTGATGGTCCGACTCCCTCATGAGGTCAGCCCTCTGTTCCGAGCCTGGCTTGCAAAGCATTATCCGGAGCGGCTGCAGAAGGTGATGCATCTCATAAATGATAGTCGGGGTGGTCGCGACAACGATCCAAACTTCTTTTCCAGAATGTCGCCAACTGGCCCTTATGCCGAACTCCTTCGGAGCCGCTTTCTGCTGGCTTGTAAGCGATCCGGGCTGGTACACGACCGAATGAGGCTCAGAACAGACCTGTTTCAGAGGCCATCTGCCGCCCAACTTCGGTTGTTGTGAGGTGAGCGAGGCCGAGAGGAATGGTTTTGGTAGTGAACAATCTAGGAGGGATCGCGGAAGGGGACTACGTTCTCGCGCCTCTCCGCCGCCGACTTCGCTAGAAGTCGGTCATGCGCTTTCTTCCACCTCCGAGCCTCCTGCTCGGCACTGCTTCGGTGGTGATAATGCGCAAGTGCTTCCGCTTGGGCATTGTGCTTCAACACCCTCTCGCTTGCCAGGTCGGACCTTAGTTTTTCAATGAGTTCCGAGGAGGTGCGGGGACTGGAAGGACGCTCTTCCATGGCTTGCAGAATGAGCTGGCGCGTAGCCGGGTACCTGCACTCTTTGAGAGCAATCAACGTCCGGGACCTTTTCGCTTCCTGGGCGACCGTTGTGAAGTTGACCTTCAGATTCCCCGTCTTCTGGAGCGCTTTCAATTCTTTATGCGTGGGATCCCCGCTCATGAGCCGCGCAAGGGCTGCTCGGAAGTCTTTTTCGATCGCGTCCAGCGGTGGAGCGTCGGTCTTTTTCCTCCTCATGATGCGCCACCGCCGAGGCGGTCTTCTACTATCTGGTCGAGATGAGCAACATCAACGCCAAGGTGGCTCAGGAGCACCTTCGCCTGATTTGCGCGCCCAAGGATCACCCGGAACCTAGTCTCCTCGCCATCAAGCTGCGCTTGCCGATACGAGAAGAGGTTGCGAATATATCGATCTTCCCAGAAGTGCTGGTGCCGACCATCGAGCAGGAAGCACTTGCAGCCTGCACATACAGAAGGCTCACGCGTCGCGTAATTGGGCTGCTTGTTTAGCCAGGACGTGGTGCCGGCTACGTCATGACAGCGCATCGCCAAAGGATTTAGGGGCAGGCACTTTCCGTGCGGAGCGAACCACAATCGTAAGTCATATTTGGAAACGAACTTTGCGGTCTCGCGCCACGCCCGAGAAGTGCTTTGACCATCGATCCGCTCCCGGAGCTCGAGGATGTGCTTTTCCAGTCGCTCGCCCATCTGCCCGCTGAGAAGCGAGCGACCTGTTGCCAGTTCG
This portion of the Sphingomonas sp. LY54 genome encodes:
- a CDS encoding helix-turn-helix transcriptional regulator yields the protein MGRGWIDSAAYRAAVGVITIERTSLEVSQRELARRLGKPPSFVNKIELLERRLDIVELIAVARALGVKPEALFGKILEAIPSDDH
- a CDS encoding PA0069 family radical SAM protein, producing MKGARGRGATENHLSSRFDDTIRISDGDWLDGQEAVDGAQSQTRTEVTPEVAKSAITFNRSPDIPFDRSINAFRGCEHGCIYCFARPTHAYHNLSPGLDFETKLFVKENVAEVLRDELARPSYHVSPIALGTNTDPYQPIERRYELTRRILEVLSDHDHPVTITTKSAAVTRDLDILGPMAAKNLVTVVLSITTLDAALARKLEPRASAPAKRIEAIGKLADSGVQTHVGVSPVIPGITDHEIERIIEAAAAAGATGAFSLMVRLPHEVSPLFRAWLAKHYPERLQKVMHLINDSRGGRDNDPNFFSRMSPTGPYAELLRSRFLLACKRSGLVHDRMRLRTDLFQRPSAAQLRLL